Proteins encoded together in one Rossellomorea sp. y25 window:
- a CDS encoding alpha/beta-type small acid-soluble spore protein, with protein MQQQQSRSNSSNQLVAPGAQQAIDQMKYEIASEFGVQLGPDATARANGSVGGEITKRLVQMAEQQIGGGYQQ; from the coding sequence ATGCAACAGCAACAATCTCGCAGCAATTCATCTAACCAATTAGTAGCTCCAGGAGCTCAACAAGCAATCGACCAAATGAAGTACGAAATCGCTTCTGAATTTGGCGTACAATTAGGGCCAGATGCAACAGCTCGTGCTAACGGTTCTGTAGGTGGAGAAATCACTAAACGCCTAGTTCAAATGGCTGAACAACAAATCGGTGGCGGGTACCAACAATAA
- the fumC gene encoding class II fumarate hydratase: protein MEYRIERDTIGEMKVPKEKYWGAQTQRSKENFQIGTEKMPIEVTYAFAQLKKAAAVVNHSLGKLSEAKQQAISTACDEILEGTWDDHFPLVVWQTGSGTQSNMNVNEVIAFRANEILEEKSVDEKVHPNDDVNMSQSSNDTFPTAMHIAAYQEIESKLFPILQEFTSTLKEKENQFQSIIKIGRTHLQDATPLTLGQEISGWRAMMERSYSMLRESVHRLVNLAIGGTAVGTGINADPKFGDKVARQLENQTGIKFVSSDNKFHALTSHDEIVYVHGAVKALAADIMKIANDVRWLASGPRSGIGEITIPANEPGSSIMPGKVNPTQSEAVTMVVTQVFGNDAAIGFAASQGNFELNVFKPVIIYNMLQSVRLLTDGIKSFNDKCVKGLEANVEVIEDFVQRSLMLVTALNPHIGYEKAAEIAKKAHNNGSTLKEAAIESGYLTEEQYDEWIDPANMVHNK, encoded by the coding sequence ATGGAATATCGTATTGAACGTGACACAATCGGAGAAATGAAGGTGCCGAAAGAAAAATATTGGGGTGCCCAGACTCAACGGAGTAAAGAAAACTTCCAAATCGGTACAGAGAAAATGCCCATTGAGGTTACATATGCCTTCGCCCAGCTAAAGAAAGCGGCTGCGGTTGTTAACCATTCACTTGGAAAGCTTTCAGAAGCGAAACAGCAGGCGATCAGTACAGCATGTGATGAAATACTGGAAGGAACATGGGATGATCATTTCCCGCTTGTCGTATGGCAAACAGGTAGCGGTACTCAATCCAATATGAATGTAAATGAAGTAATTGCCTTTCGTGCGAATGAAATCCTTGAAGAAAAAAGTGTGGATGAAAAAGTTCATCCCAACGATGATGTGAACATGTCCCAAAGTTCCAATGATACATTTCCGACAGCGATGCATATCGCAGCTTATCAGGAAATCGAATCAAAGCTATTTCCGATCCTTCAGGAATTTACCTCGACACTGAAAGAAAAAGAAAACCAATTTCAATCCATCATTAAAATAGGCCGTACCCATCTTCAAGATGCAACACCATTGACGCTGGGACAGGAAATCAGCGGTTGGCGGGCCATGATGGAAAGATCCTATAGCATGCTAAGAGAAAGCGTTCATCGATTAGTCAATCTGGCTATAGGGGGAACGGCTGTAGGGACGGGGATTAACGCCGATCCAAAATTCGGCGACAAAGTGGCAAGACAATTAGAAAATCAAACAGGCATCAAGTTTGTCTCATCTGATAATAAGTTTCATGCCTTAACGTCCCATGATGAAATCGTGTACGTACATGGTGCTGTAAAGGCCCTCGCTGCTGATATTATGAAAATAGCGAATGATGTAAGGTGGTTAGCGAGCGGTCCCAGAAGTGGAATCGGAGAAATTACGATACCTGCGAATGAACCAGGAAGTTCAATCATGCCAGGTAAAGTGAATCCGACCCAAAGTGAAGCAGTGACGATGGTAGTGACACAAGTTTTCGGAAATGATGCGGCTATAGGGTTTGCCGCAAGTCAAGGTAACTTCGAGCTTAATGTATTTAAACCAGTCATCATCTATAATATGCTGCAATCCGTACGCCTGCTTACAGATGGCATAAAGTCATTTAACGATAAGTGTGTGAAAGGACTTGAAGCGAACGTAGAGGTAATAGAAGACTTTGTTCAAAGGTCCCTTATGCTGGTAACGGCATTAAATCCTCATATCGGGTATGAAAAAGCGGCTGAAATTGCTAAGAAAGCTCACAATAATGGCTCTACATTAAAGGAAGCAGCCATAGAATCTGGCTACTTAACAGAAGAGCAATATGACGAATGGATCGATCCCGCGAACATGGTTCATAATAAATAA
- the ugpC gene encoding sn-glycerol-3-phosphate ABC transporter ATP-binding protein UgpC, translating to MAELKLDHIHKIYDGKVTAVNDFNLHIQDKEFIVFVGPSGCGKSTTLRMIAGLEEISKGNFSIDGKRVNDVAPKDRDIAMVFQNYALYPHMSVYDNMAFGLKLRKFDKQEIDRRVQEAAKILGLEALLDRKPKALSGGQRQRVALGRAIVRDAKVFLMDEPLSNLDAKLRVQMRAEIAKLHQRLQTTTIYVTHDQTEAMTMATRIVVMKDGVIQQVGSPKEVYDKPENVFVGGFIGSPAMNFFHGSLEEGKFVIGNAKVSVPEGKMKVLREQGHVGKSIVLGVRPEDIHDEPLFLDTAEGAKITAKIEVSELTGAETMLYSQLEGQEFVARVDSRTDIVAGQTIELAFDMNKAHFFDSETESRIR from the coding sequence ATGGCTGAATTAAAATTAGATCATATCCACAAAATTTATGATGGGAAGGTAACGGCAGTAAATGACTTTAACCTTCACATTCAAGATAAAGAATTTATCGTATTTGTTGGACCATCGGGTTGCGGAAAATCAACTACCCTGCGCATGATTGCAGGACTTGAAGAAATTTCAAAAGGAAATTTCTCCATTGACGGAAAACGCGTGAATGATGTGGCGCCAAAAGACCGTGACATCGCCATGGTTTTCCAGAACTATGCCCTTTACCCACATATGAGCGTATATGATAATATGGCATTTGGCCTTAAATTACGTAAGTTCGATAAACAGGAAATTGACCGTCGTGTTCAAGAAGCGGCTAAGATCCTTGGCCTTGAAGCACTGCTTGATCGTAAACCGAAAGCACTATCAGGTGGTCAGCGTCAGCGTGTAGCACTTGGCCGTGCCATCGTCCGTGATGCGAAAGTGTTCTTAATGGATGAGCCATTATCCAACCTTGATGCTAAGCTTCGTGTGCAAATGCGTGCAGAAATCGCCAAGCTTCACCAACGTTTACAAACTACAACGATCTACGTAACACATGACCAAACAGAAGCCATGACAATGGCAACACGTATCGTTGTCATGAAGGATGGAGTCATTCAACAAGTTGGTTCTCCTAAAGAAGTATACGATAAGCCTGAAAATGTTTTCGTAGGCGGATTCATTGGATCACCTGCTATGAACTTCTTCCACGGATCCCTTGAAGAGGGGAAATTCGTTATCGGCAATGCTAAGGTATCGGTACCTGAAGGAAAAATGAAAGTACTTCGCGAGCAAGGTCATGTAGGCAAGAGCATCGTCCTGGGAGTGCGTCCTGAAGATATTCATGATGAGCCCCTTTTCTTAGATACTGCTGAAGGTGCCAAAATCACGGCGAAAATTGAAGTATCTGAATTGACAGGTGCTGAAACAATGCTTTACTCTCAATTAGAAGGACAAGAATTTGTAGCCCGCGTTGATTCCCGTACAGATATCGTGGCTGGTCAAACGATTGAACTTGCTTTTGACATGAACAAAGCCCACTTCTTTGATTCAGAAACTGAGTCAAGAATCCGATAA